TATATTGAGAAGAGCCGTCTACAATCATGTATGCCTGAGTTCGACCCGGCCCCTACCTCCGACGATACCCGGCGACGGTGGCAGGCGGGAACGGACACGTTTGGTCGTATCTACGACGTCGTCCTCGGGATAACGTCCCCAACCCCGTACACCGATATCGCCGAGCGTGCGGACTGTTCTCAAAATGCCGCCAAAAAGCATCTCGACCGGCTGGCGGAGATGGGTATCGCTCACGTCAACAGCGACAGCCGCCCGGCGACATACGAGCGAAACGATGGGTATCTCGAATGGCAGGATGCCAGTCGGATCGCGGCCGAACTCTCGGTCGACGAGATTATCGACCGCGTTGAGGCGCTCGAATCCCAGCAAGCTGAGTACGAGGCCCAGTTCGAGACGACGGACCCGACAGATGTCTCCGTGTTTGATCACGGTGACCACGATACGATTCACGAGCGAATGACCGCCGTCAGCGAGTGGCAGGGTGTGATTCGAGATATCAGACTGTACGAACTGGCCCGCCAGCTCTCCCAGAACGACGGCCATCTCATTCCAGCGTAGATGAGTGGGCCACCGGAGGATCCACCAACTCATTCGACAGGCCCGCCGGATCGACAGACGCTGCGCCTGCTTGCGCGACACCTGTCGTCGGAGTCACTCCTCGTCGAGACCGCGTTCGACCCGGATTCCTACGAACCCCGACTCCTTCGCGGGGTGCTCGATGCTGGACGATATCCGGACTCGGTGACAGCCGCCCGCCTCGATATTCGGTGGTTCACGACTGGTGATTTCTCGATCCACTACGTCGAAGTCCACGAGGATGGAACGCGCTGGGAGTGTCGCTGGGATCGGCACCCGAACACGCACAACACGCGGTTGCACTTCCACGAGCCACCATCCGCCGTCGAAGTAGCTGATCTCGATCTTCCGTCACTCCATCCACTCGACGTGTACTCGACCGTGCTTGCGGCGATCGAGGACCGTATCGAGACACTCTGGTCGGCACAATGATTTCGTACGGGGCAGAGCATGCCAGAGCCATCCCCGGCCCCGCTGGCTCAACGGGTCAGCCGCCAACCACCACAGATGGGGAGATTCAATAGGCATCGGCTACCGTTGGTACACAATGCGGAACGAGCACCTCATAACGGCCAAACAGTTATCGCGGGAGGACATCGAGACGGTCCTCGACCGGGCGGCCGAGATCGCGGCCGATCCGTCCGCCGTCAACGACCGTCACGCCGACACGTTGCTCGGGTTGCTCTTTTTCGAGCCGAGCACCCGGACCAAGATGAGTTTCGAGGCGGCGATCAAACGACTGGGCGGGGATGTCGTCGACATGGGCTCGGTCGACTCCTCCAGCGTCTCGAAGGGTGAGAGCCTCGCCGACACCGTCCGCGTCATTCAGGGCTACGCCGACGCACTCGTACTGCGCCATCCCCGGCAGGGATCGGCGAAGATGGCCAGCGAGTTCGTCGACGTACCGCTGGTCAACGCGGGCGATGGTGCAGGCCATCACCCCAGCCAGACGTTGCTCGACCTCTACACGATGCGTGAGGCAAACGGGCTGGACGATCTGACCATTGGGATCATGGGCGATCTGAAGTACGGTCGGACCGTCCACTCGCTGGCAAACGCGCTGACGAACTTCGACGTCCGCCAGCACTTCATCAGTCCGGAGAGCCTCCAGCTCCCCCGGAGCGTCCGGTACGATCTCCATCAGGAGGGTGCGTCGGTCCGGGAACACACCGACCTCGACGAGATCCTGCCGGAACTCGACGTGCTCTACGTCACGCGCATCCAGCGCGAACGGTTCCCCGACGAGAACGAGTATCACGCCGTTGCGGGCGAGTACCAGATCGACGCCGAGACGCTCGAAGCGGCCAGCGACGATCTGACGATCATGCATCCCCTTCCCCGCGTCGACGAGATCGCGCCGGAGATCGACGAGACCGACCACGCCAGCTATTTTTCGCAGGCGCACAACGGCGTCCCCGTCCGGATGGCGCTGCTGGATCTCCTGCTCTCAAATGAGGAAGGTGATGCCGAATGAGTGACCACGAACTCCGCGTCAGCAAGATCCGCAACGGCACTGTGATCGATCACGTCCCCGGCGGCCAGGCACTGAACGTCCTCGCCATTCTGGGGATCGATGGCACCGGCGGCGAGCAGGTCAGCATCGGGATGAACGTCCCCAGCGATCGGCTCCCAGCCAAGGACATCGTCAAGGTGGAGGGGCGCGAACTCAGCCAGAACGAGGTCGACGTCCTCTCGCTGATCGCCCCCGACGCAACGATCAACATCGTCAGCGAGTACGACGTCGTCGACAAACGACGGCTCGACCGTCCCGAACACGTCGAGGGCGTCCTCGCGTGTCCGAACCGCAACTGTATCACGACTGACGACGAACCCGTCGACTCGAAGTTCGAGGTGCTAGACGACGAGGTTCGGTGTGTCTACTGTAATACGATCATCCGCGATAACCTGACCGAGCATATCGGAAATTGAGGCCGACGGGGGCTGTAGTCTCCCTCGATTCCCACCCCAGAACATAAACCGTCTGGCCGTAGACGCTCCAGTATGCAGATTCATCACACGGGAATCGCGACGCATGATGCCGGCCGGCTGATCGATCTGTACGGCGACCTCTTCGACGTGCCGGTCGTCCACGAGGAGGAGTTCGACGGCCTTCGAGTCGTCTTCCTCGATCTCGGGAACGGCTATTTCGAGCTGCTCGAGCCCGTCAAACATGCGACCGTCGCCCGATTCCTCGACAGGCACGGCCCCGGCGTCCACCACGTCGCCGTGGCGACCGAGGATATCGAGGCAGCCCTGCAGACAGCCAGGGAACGCGGGATCGAGTGTATCGACGACGACCCCCGAGAGGGCG
This genomic window from Natranaeroarchaeum aerophilus contains:
- a CDS encoding helix-turn-helix domain-containing protein; the encoded protein is MPEFDPAPTSDDTRRRWQAGTDTFGRIYDVVLGITSPTPYTDIAERADCSQNAAKKHLDRLAEMGIAHVNSDSRPATYERNDGYLEWQDASRIAAELSVDEIIDRVEALESQQAEYEAQFETTDPTDVSVFDHGDHDTIHERMTAVSEWQGVIRDIRLYELARQLSQNDGHLIPA
- the pyrB gene encoding aspartate carbamoyltransferase, with translation MRNEHLITAKQLSREDIETVLDRAAEIAADPSAVNDRHADTLLGLLFFEPSTRTKMSFEAAIKRLGGDVVDMGSVDSSSVSKGESLADTVRVIQGYADALVLRHPRQGSAKMASEFVDVPLVNAGDGAGHHPSQTLLDLYTMREANGLDDLTIGIMGDLKYGRTVHSLANALTNFDVRQHFISPESLQLPRSVRYDLHQEGASVREHTDLDEILPELDVLYVTRIQRERFPDENEYHAVAGEYQIDAETLEAASDDLTIMHPLPRVDEIAPEIDETDHASYFSQAHNGVPVRMALLDLLLSNEEGDAE
- the pyrI gene encoding aspartate carbamoyltransferase regulatory subunit: MSDHELRVSKIRNGTVIDHVPGGQALNVLAILGIDGTGGEQVSIGMNVPSDRLPAKDIVKVEGRELSQNEVDVLSLIAPDATINIVSEYDVVDKRRLDRPEHVEGVLACPNRNCITTDDEPVDSKFEVLDDEVRCVYCNTIIRDNLTEHIGN
- the mce gene encoding methylmalonyl-CoA epimerase, with the translated sequence MQIHHTGIATHDAGRLIDLYGDLFDVPVVHEEEFDGLRVVFLDLGNGYFELLEPVKHATVARFLDRHGPGVHHVAVATEDIEAALQTARERGIECIDDDPREGAWGHDVAFLHPNDTGGVLFEFVEQ